TCGCTTTGGCGATACACCCTACTCGCGGGTACTGCGTGAGCGGCACGCCTATGGCGGTCTAAATATACAAACAGATATACAAACAGGCCGTCTGAAAAACGGGTTTCGGAAGAAACTGCGTTTTCAGACGGCCTCTTGCTTGGTTTGACGCTAACGGCCTGTGTAGGGTGTGCGGCACAGCCACGCACGCGGCTTGGGTTTTCAGACGGCCTCTCGGCTTGCTATGGCACAAAACGCGTGCGTCGCTTTGGCGACACACCCTACGGTGCAAATCGGGCGGGTACTCTGCTTGGACGGTACGCCATACGGCGGAGAATCGGGACGTGCGCTGCGTGGGCGGCAAGCCTGCGGCGGGTTTGCCGTTTTTATTCCGCGTAGTCGGCATTCAGGATGGTGATGCCGCTCTGTCCAAAGGCAAGTGTGGTTTTGAGGCTGTCGAGGGCGGCGCAGATGCGGCGGGTAACGGCTTCCGCTTCTTCCATGTGCCGTTCGGTCATGCCTGCGGGCGGCATGGTGTGTCTTTCTTGGTGTGAGGCCGTCTGAAAAGTGTTTTTCAGACGGCCTTTGCTGTGCTTTACTGCTGCTGTGCTTTGAGTTTTGCCAGCTCTTCTTTTACTTGGCGCACTTTGTCTTCGGTGAAGAGTTTGCCGAGGTTGCGCCAGATGCTGTGGTGGCCGTAGGGGCCTTGCTGCATTTCGCGTTTGGCTTCTTCTATCGGCCAGTCTTGGTAAACGATTCGGTACATGGCGGCGATGAGGCCGGTGCGGTCTGCGCCGTGGTAGCAGTGGATGAGGACGGGGCCGTGCTGGCGGCGTTGTTCGATGAGGTGGAGGGTTTGGGCGATGTGCTTGGGCGTGATGCGCCAGGTCAGCAGGGGGCGGTTGAACAGCTCGGCTCCGCTGCCGGCCAGCTCGGTGTGGTTGTCGTCGCGGTCGAAATAGCGCAGGTTGACGACGCTTTTGATGCCCAGATGCTTGATGTGCGGCGCGTCGGCGCGGGTAAGCTGCTCGCTGCGGTAGAGTTTGTCGTCGATTTGGTAGAGGTTGGCATCTTCCTTCACGGGGCTTGCCCAGCGGTAAACGGGTTCGGAGGCGGCCGCGCCGTTTTGCGCGTGGGCGGCGAGGGGAAGAAGGGCGGCTAGGATGAGGGCTCTCTTGCGGGACATGGGTTTTCCTTTTGTTTGAAATGGCGCGGTATGTGCCGTTATCGGCTCTGCGTGGCGGTTTGCCGACGCTTGCGGCGGGTATTTTTAGCGGAAATGCCGCCGCAAGGCTGATTGCCGGCACGCCTTAGGGTATCATTGCCGCCTTTTTCCATCCAGCCGTGTTTGAGCCGATTTTTCAGACGGCCTATTTGAGGAGCCTGCCATGGCGCAGTTTTTCGCTATCCATCCCGACAATCCGCAAGACCGCCTGATCCGCCAGGCGGCCGCAATCATACGCGGCGGCGGCGTGGCCGCCTACCCCACCGATTCGTGCTACGCGCTGGGCTGCCGCTTGGGCGACAAGGAGGCGATGGAGCGGATTCTGCGCATCCGCAAAATCGATTTGAAGCACCATCTCACGCTGATGTGCGCCGATTTGGCCGAGCTGGGCACCTACGCCAAAATCGACAACGCGCAGTTCCGCCGGCTCAAAGCGGCCACGCCGGGCAGCTACACCTTTATTTTGCAGGCCACCAAAGAAGTGCCCAACCGCACGCTGCACCCGAAGCGCAAAACCATCGGCCTGCGTGTGCCCGACAACGCCGTCGCCCTCGCCCTGCTGCGCGAATTGGGCGAACCGCTGCTCTCGTGTACGCTGATGCTGCCGGAGGATGACGAGCCGCTGTCCGATCCTTATGAAATCCGCGACCGTCTGGAACATTCGGTGGATCTGGTCATCGACGGCGGCTGGTGCGGCACCGACCCGACCACGGTGGTGGATATGACCGACGGCATCGCGCTGGTGCGCGAAGGACGCGGCGACAAAGCCGTGTTCGGCCTGTAAACCCGTTTTGCGGCTTTTGAGGCCGTCTGAAAAAACACCGCCACAACCCCGTCCTACTTGTTTCCCGCTATGCAAAAACTTATCGAAATCCTAAAATTTTTCTGCGGATTGGTTCTGCTAAACGCCATTCCGGTGCTGGTGTTTATGTTTGTACGCATCAATAAAGAAGCCGGACAAATCAGCGACACCGCCGCACTCTATCAAAGCGTCATCTTCGCCGTTGCCGTTTGCGCCGTACTGTCCGTGTTCTACCACCTCTACCGCTCCGTACGCTTTGCCAACGGCTGCTTTCTCGAAGCACGCGAAATGCCGCTGCGGCACAAAGCCGGCTGGGCGGCCATGTATCTGGCCCTGATGCTGCTTGTCGCCCAATACGGCCTGCCCGCCATGAACGCCCTGTTCGGCACACCGCTTGAAACGGAAAACCAGCTCGCCCTGCTGCATTGGAAAGACAACCTTCCCGCTGCCGTATTCGTCGCCGATGTCGTACTTGTCGCCCCGCTGATGGAAGAATGGCTGTTTCGCGGCGTGCTGATCGGCATGTTCGGCCGCCTTCTCGAACACCCAGCAGGCCAAGCCGCAGCCGCAGCCGTATCCGCCCTGCTGTTTGCCGTGATGCACGGCCTGGGGTACGCACCGCTTGCCGTTTACGGCCTGATGGGGCTGGTACTCGCCGCTGCCTACCTGCATTTCCGCGACATCCGCTACCCCATCGCCATCCACATGGCCAACAACGCCCTTGCCCTGCTGGCGATTTACCAGGCCGTCTGAAAACGGGTTTTTCCTGCGGCACACCGCCTTGCAAACACACCGCCCCGCACAAGCGGAAACATCCTCCCACCCCGCCCGACACAAAAACGAAAGCAAAACATGAAGTTTGATCCCGCCCAAATCCTGCTAATGATCGCCCCCATACTGCTGGCCATCACCCTCTCCGAAGCCGCCCGCGCCTACGCCGCCCGCTACTGGGGCGACAACACCGCCGAAAAGTTCGGCCGCCTGAGCCTCAATCCCATCGTCCACATCGACATTTTGGGTACCATCATCGTCCCCGCCATCCTCATCCTGACTGGCGCACCCTTCCTCTTCGGCTGGGCCAAACCCGTCCCTGTCAACAGCCGCAACCTGCGCAACATCCGCCTCGGCATCCGCAGCATTTCCGCCGCCGGCCTGCTGGCCAATTTGCTGATGATGTACTGCTGGGGCCTGCTGCTCTCGCTCGTTCCCATCGTTCCCGCATCCTTCCGCGAACCCCTCTCCGGCATGGCCGGCTACGGCATCTCCTTCAACGCCATCCTGTTTGTCCTCAACGCCCTGCCCATCCTCCCCTTCGACGGCGGCCGCTTCATCGACACCTTCCTGCCCGCCAAATGGTCGGTACAGTTTCAAAAAACCGCCCGTTACGGCACATGGGTCATCCTCATCCTATTAATCACAGGCATCCTCGGATACCTCATCCTCCCCCTGGCCTCCGTCCTGTCATACACCGCCTACTTCATCGCCACCCTCATCGGCAGCCTGTTCCTGCTCTAAGCCCCTGCCGAAGGCCGTCCGAAGAGGCCGTCTGAAATTTCAGACGGCCTCTTCCGTTTAAAAAAGGGACGTTTCCGCATCGGAAAGCGTGCCGGTATGCCGATGGCAAGTGTTCCATTTGGTTTCCCAGTGGCAGATGCGCCATTCGTACCAGGTCGGAAAGCCGTATAACTCGGTGTTGCGGCGGATTTGTTCGCCGCAGTCCGCATCAAAGTGGCATTTGACAGCCGGATCGGGCTGTTGTCTGAACGGGGCTTCCGCATCGGACACCTTTTCTGCATCAAACTTGTGAAGAAGCGTATTCCCACAGGGTTGGTAAAAGGATTGGAACAATGCCGTGCACCCACGAATAGGCATAATGTTTAACGGCTGCATCGGGACAGTAAAACGACTGTCGGCGTGAACCTTTTATTCCGCTTGCAGCAGATGCACATCGCGGCCGCGGTGGTGCGCGGCGGGTACGGCCGTGTGTCGTCAGGCTGCCTTTGTATGTGTGATGGCTTGGGTTTATGGTTTGCTTGCTGGGGCAAAGATTAGGCTGGCGCGCACGCCGTTGGCTTGGTTTTGCAAGACGAGTTTGCCGCCGTGCAGGCGCATGATTTCGGCAACGAAGTTGAGCCCTAATCCGCTGCTGCGCCTGCCGTTGGCGCGTGGCAGGGAGTAGAAGCGTTGGGGGATTTTGGCTAGGGCGTAGTCGGGGATTGGGTCGCCTTGGTTGTCGATGTGCAGGGCGTTGGGGCTTAGGCTGATGTGGATGGTGGTGTGCGGGGTGGCGAAATCTAGGGCGTTGGCGAGTAGGTTGTTGATGGCTTGGCGCAGGAGCATGGGGTCGCCTTGCAGGACGGGGTTGGATGTTGTGTTGAGTTGCAGGGCGAGCTGTTTGGCTTGGGCGATGGGTTGGTTGTCTTGGAGAATTTGTTGGCAAAGGGGGGCGAGGGGGGTGGCTTGGGTGGTGCTTAGGTGGTCGCTGTTTTCCAGTCGGGCGAGTTCTAATAATTTGGCGATGAGTTGTTGTTGGTTTTGGGTGTTGCGGATGATGCGGGCGACTAGTTGGTGTTGCTCGGGGGTGAGTGGGCTGTCTTGCAGCAGTTCTAGGGCGGCGGCTTGGGCGGTGAGCGGGGTTTTGAGTTCGTGGGTGAGCCCGAGAATGTAGTTTTCTATGTGTTGGCGGTGGTTGAGTTCGTGGCGTAGTTGGGTGATGGCGTGGACGAGTCGGTAGAGATAGCTGTCGCCAAATTGGGGCTGGGGGGCGGGGTGGTTGGCTGCCATGGCTTCGGCGTAGTGGCGGATGCGGTTGATGCTGCGGGCGAGCCAGTAGGCTAGGCTGATGAGTAGGATAAGGGTGGCGGCGATGTGGTATTGGATGTGCGGGCTTTGGTTGAGCCATGCGTGGGCGGTAAGCAGGGTGCTGATGCCCAGTAGGATGAAAAATAGGCGCAGGCTGATGTTTTTGAAATATTTGCTCATTGGAAGCTGTATCCGATGCCGTGGTGGGTGTGTATGCAGTTGGGGTCTATTTGGGCGTTGCGGAGTTTTTGGCGTAGGGCACGGATGTGGCTGTTGATGGTGTGGGGGTCGGATGGGTGGTTGCTGCCATACATGGCGGTGAGCAGTTCGGCTCGGGTGTAAACGCGCTGGGGATGGGCGATTAGGGTGCGTAGTAGGCGGTATTCGCCCAAGGTGAGCGGCAGGGCTTGCCCTTGGTGGCGGATGCAGTGGGCTTGGGTGTCGTCTTGCCATTGCGGCTGGGCTTGGGGGTGGGATGAAAACGGGTTGTTTTGGTTTTCAGACGGCCTGTTTGGGTTGTGGCTGCGGCGCAGCAGGGCTTTGATGCGGGCGTTGAGTTCGCGTGGGCTGAATGGTTTGCCGATGTAGTCGTCTGCGCCCAGTTCCAGCCCGAGTATGCGGTCGGTTTCTTCGTCTTGGGCGGTGAGCATGATGACGGGCAGGCTGGGGTGTTGGCTGCGTAGGATTTTGAGGTAGTCAAAGCCGTTGATGTCGGGCAGTCCTACGTCTAGCAGGAGTAGGTCGTAGCGTTCAATCGCTAGGTGTTGGCTGGCGATTTGGGCGGTGGGGGCGATTTGGCTGGTGTGGTGGTCGCGCGTGAGGCTGATGGCGATGATTTCGGCGATTTCGGCTTCGTCTTCTAGGATGAGGATGTGGGGCATGGTGGCGTGGTGGATTGGGGTTGGGGTGGGTTTCAGGCTGCCTCAATGGGCTGGGCTGGGATTTTAGCGTACAACGTAATTTTCATAAATTCTTGATAACTTGTTTACTGTTTTTTGATGTTTGTTTTGCATAATGGCTGTGTGTTCAATTTAGGCAGCCTGAAAACGGGTTGCGTTATCGGAGTTTGATGATGGCTAGTAAGTTGTGGAGTATTTTGGGCTTGTGTGTGGTGTTTGCGGTTGTGTTGATGCTGATACATGATTTGGCGGTGCAGCGGGATTATTATGATTCGAGTGCGCTGTTGAGTTCGCTGGATTATCAGATGATTATCCGCAGTATGAAGTATGGGATGGTGTTGGTGATTATGGTGTTTAGTGCGTTTTTTTTGAGTGAGATTTTGCAGGATTGGCGCATTCATCCGATGCAGTATTTGTTGGTTGGCTCGGCGTTGTCTGTGTTTTATTTGTTGCTGTTGTCGTTTGCGGAGCATATTGGGTTTGTGGCGGCTTATGTGTTGGGCGCGGTGGCGTGTATCGGCTTGCTGTGGTGGTATTTGCGGTTTGTATTGAAAAACAGCGGCGGGGTTTATGCGATGGTGGGATTGCTGTGTTTGGCGTATGCGATGATGTTTGTTTTGTTGCGGATGCAGCAGTATAACTTGCTGGTGGGCTCTTGCTTGCTGTTTGCGGTGTTGTTTGCGGTGATGTATTGCACGCGCCATGTGGATTGGTATGCGCTGGGGGGTGGGAATCAGGCGCGTAAACATGAAGTGAAGGAAATGAAGCGGTTTCGGGAGGTTGATCGGGAATATTAAGGGGCCATAACTAGGTATAAGGCAGAAAAAATGAAGATAACTAATTGTAAAATAAAAAAGAGTACCCAAAGAAAACCCTTCCTGTTTTTGTACTCGCAATTACCGCCCGTTCCGCTGCTGATTTATGGACGCTTCGTCGTTTTTGCCCAGCAGCAGTTCAACTGTGCCATTGGGCGCGCGGCGGTGCAGCGGATAGTATTTGCTCAAAGATGCCTGCGTGTCGGTATCAACCATCAGCACCCTGAACCCCATATCCGCCAGCACCGCAGCCAGAGCCGCCGTCAGCGTTGTTTTACCCGTTCCCCCTTTTGTAGAGACAACTGTCAAAATAACCATAAGAATATCCTTTTATATCAAAAGCATATTCTCTTGAAGGCCTTAAAAGCAATCGCACCGTATCCAGTTTGAACTCACAGAAAATGGTATTTTCCGTTGACAAAAAACAAACACAGCGCGGTTTGTCCATAGGATGTCGCTTGCCACGCAGGCGTTTTTGCTGCACGAACGAAGGCCGTCTGAAACCTGAAATACGGTTTTCAGACGGCCTTTTGTTTGGCAAACGGGTACGCCGTCGAGCGGAACGCTTGGGGATTCCCGCACGCGCCGTGTCTGCTCAGAAGCTGTGTTCGGCGGCGGGGAAGGTTTGGTTTTTTACGGCTTGGACGTAGGCGGCCACGGCGGCCTGTATGCTGGTTTGGCCTTCCATGAAGTTTCTGACGAAGCGGGCGGTGCGGCCGGGGAAGATGCCGAGCATATCGTGCATGACGAGAACTTGTCCGTCGCAGTCCGCGCCCGCGCCGATGCCGATGGTGGGGGCGGACACGGCTTGGGTTACGGCTTTGCCGAGGGCGGCGGGGACGCATTCCATCAGGATCATGGCCGCGCCGGCTTCGTCGTGTGCCTGCGCGTCGGCCCTCAGTGCCGCGCCGCCGTCGGTTTTGCCCTGTACTTTGTAGCCGCCGAAGGCGTGGACGGATTGGGGGGTGAGGCCGATGTGGGCGCAGACGGGGATGCCGCGCAGTTGCAGGAAGCGGGTGGTTTCGGCCATCCATACGCCGCCTTCCAGTTTGACCATGTGTGCGCCGGCGGCCATCAGGCGGGCGGCGGAGGCGAAGGCCTGCTCTTTGCTTTCCTGATAGGAGCCGAAGGGGAGGTCGGCAACTATCATGGCGTTTTTCGCACCGCGTGCGACGGCGGCGGTGTGGTAGCACATTTCGTCGAGGGTAACGGGCAGGGTGGAGGCGCGTCCCTGCACGGTCATGCCCAGCGAGTCGCCGACAAGGAGGATTTCGACTCCGGCTTCTTCCATCAGGGCGGCGAAGGAGGCTTCGTAGGCGGTGAGCATGACGGCTTTTTCGCCTGCGGCTTTCATTTTTTTGAGTGTGTTTACGGTGATCATGTGGGGTTTCTCGGTGTGGTGCGGGAAGTTTTCAGACGGCCTGTGTGTATCGCCGTGCCGTCGGGACGGGGTTTTCAGATGTCTTTCAGGTTCAGGTAGTGGCGGTTGCCCTGCATATGGCTGATGGTGCGCAGCAGCAGCTCGAAGTGGTCGTCGTTGTCGGTGAAGTCCATTTCGTCGTTGTTGGCAATGAGCAGGGGGGCGTTGTCGTAGAGGTGGAAGAAGCGGCGGTATTCTTCGTTGATGCGGCCGAGGTAGCCTTCGGGGAAGAGGTGGGGTGCGCCGCCGCCGTGTGTGCGCGGGCGTTTTCCTGCCGCCGTGTCGCCGGTTTGCAGGTAGATAACCAGGTCGGGTACGGGCATTTCGGGCATGATTTTGTGCTTGGTTTCCCAAAACAGGGTTTGTTCGTTGGCGTTTTCGTTGTCGTCGAGGACGACGGGAACGAAAATTTTGTCTTTTTCCAGCAGGAAATCGGCGACGACGCGGCCGTTTTTGGCTTCTTCGGCGTTGATGATTTCAATGGCTTTGGCACGGCGCAGCAGGAAATGCAGTTCGGCGGCGAGGCCGTGGTTGGCGGCGTTTTGGTAAAAAAGCTCCAAAAAGGGGTTGGTTTCGGGGCTTTCGGTGAGATACAGCGCGTCAAAATATGCGGCCAGCCGCCGCGCCAGCTCGGATTTGCCGCTGCCGATCGATCCTTCGACCACGATGTATCGGTAATCCATTTTTTGTTTTCCTGTGTCGCAATGTGTTTTCGGAGGGCGGATTATACGGAATCGGACGGGGGCTTTCCAATGGCGCAACAGGCCGCCTGAAAACGCGGTTTCGCTTGGCAGACGGCTTCTTGCTTTTAATAGGGGGCGGGGCTTTTTTCCAGCAGGCGCAGTATCAGTGCCGATGCCAGCGTCCGCAGCCACACGACGAGCAGCAGGGCGGGATAAAGCAGCAGGCCGAGCTGTGGGACGCTTTCGGGCAGGAACAGCAGCAGAATCAGCGCGGCGGCGGCGGTTTCAAAGATGAGGCCGTACTGCCCTGCGATGGCGGCACGGGCTGCGTGGGCGGGCAGCAGCAATATCCACAATACGCCGGCGGCCAGGGCGGCAAAGGGGCGCAGCGGCAGGGAGGCCGTCTGAAAACAGGCGGCGCGGCGGATAAAGCGGACGGCGCGGGCATAGTGCGCCATATGGGCAAACAGCAGATACAGCGCGGCGTTAAACCAGAGGATGCAGGCGGCTTGGGCGGGTAGTCCGCCATCGGTTTTGGCAATCCATAAGCCGAGGCCGGTAAGCGGCAGATTGGCCAGTATCCAGTTGATATTGTCGTTTTTGCCGTTTTTGTCGCTGAAAAAGAGGAAATAATACGTCCAGCCGGCCGCAAGGACGCAGAAGAGGAGAAACTCTGCGGGCGTGCCTTCGCCGTAGCGTTCGGAAAACGGCAGCAGGACGGCAAAGAGGGCCGGCAGGGTAAACAGATAGACGGGCGCGGCTTTCGCGCTGTATTTCACCGCCGACCATTTGTCGGAAAGGAAGCGGCCGAGCAGCGGGACATAGAAAAGTGCGCCCAGTCCGAGCATATAAGCCGCAGAGGCGGCCAACGCGACGGCGGCGGCAGCCAGGCCGGCAAACAGCAGTTGGATACCGGCAGGCTCGCTCTCTCCGACGGAATAGCCCCACACGCCGAAAGTCAGGAAGGCGGAGACCATGACGATGAGCCACGCGCCGCGCCATTCGCCGCCCCATTCGAGCAGGCGGGCAAGCGCGGGGCGGAAAACGGCCAGCGCGGCGCGTTCGTCTTCGTCGGTTTCTCCGGAAAGCTCCGGCCACACCACCATCACGGCGCAGACGGCGCGGAATCTGCGCCAGAAGCCGGGGCTGCTGCCGAGGAAGCGGTCGAAGGCGCGGGTGTAGCGCGGGCTTTCGGTGCCGCCCTCCGCATCATGCGGGGACGGCGTTGCCGCAAGGCCGTCTGAAACGGGAAATCCGGCCAAGTCCGCGCCGCCGTCTCCGCCCGTCAGGCGGGCGAGACGGCGGTAGTGCGTGAGCTGCTGCGTTTCTGCGGGCGTGATGATGCGCCCGTGTACGTCTTCGTCCCAGTGGAAATAGTCCGCCCACTGCAGCCACAGCAGCGGATGGATGATGTTGCGTAGGCGCAGAAAGTCTGCAAACTGCGGCGACAGCTCCTGCGCCGCGCCCAACGGCAGGCCGTCGAGTATTTCGTGCAGCGTCGGCCAGCTTTGCGCCAGCGCATTGCTGCCGCCGACGGCATAACAGCGTTCGGCAAAGGCAAGGGGATCGCCGCCTGCATCAAAACCGCCGTTCCCGCCGTATTCGTGCAGATATTGCGTTGCCTGCGCAAACCCCGCCGCACCTGCTTGTGCGCCGTATTCGGGGGAAACGCTGCTTTGTCCGGCGGCACGCCGGCGGAAGTATTCGCGCCAATGCTGCCGCAGCGGGCTGTCGGCCAGCTGGTGGCGCAGCAGGAAGCGGAAGGTTTCCTGTTCGAGCCGTTCGCACTCTTCGGGCGCAAATGCGTTGAAAAAGGCAAAGGTCTGCCTGCGGCGGCGCATCAGCATGGAAAGCCCGCCCGCTTCATACCACGCTTCGAGTTGGGCGGCGATGGCTTGGTATTGCGTGTCGAAGCCGTCGGAAACACTGTTACCGCTGCCGCCCGTTTCGTTTTCAGACGGCCTGATGTCCAGTCCCGCCATGCGGCATTCTTTGCGCCACAGGGTTTGCAGCTTTTTCGGCAGGCCGTGCGGGCGTTCCAGCCACTCTGCCAGATGGGCGGCGGCGCGGGCGCGTTCTTCTTCTTCGTTTAGGGCGGCAAGCTGTGCGGCAAGCTGCGGCCACAGTTTCAGCAGGCCGCGCCCGTCGGCAAGGCGGTGGATGTGGTGGAGGCGGGCGATAAATTCATCGGCGGTGCAAAGTTCGCTTGCGTGGCCGTCTGAAAAGCCGTATGCCGCGTTTTCAAACGCTTCCCCGTTTTCAGACGGCCTTTGTGCCTGTTCCGCTTCGTCCGGATACGCCGTTTCTTCTGCTTCGTCCCATTCGTCAAACATCCAAGCGTCGCCGTCTTCTTCGTCCGCGCCGACATAGGGGGCGGCGGCCAGTGCGTCTTCAAAGGCTTGGCGCAGCCGCTGGTAGGCCGCCGCGTCGTCGTCGGGGCGGGTGGTTTTCAGCAGCCCGGCGTAGGCGCGTTTGACGGCGCGTTCGTCGTTGGTGGGGGCGATGTTCAGGATTTGCCAGCAGTTCATGGTTTTTCTTCGGTCGGCAGGTTGGGAAACGGAGTAGCAGAAAGTGCGGCTGCGTCAGGGAGCGCGTGCGCCGCCCCGCGCTTTTCAGACGGCCTCAAACGGTGTTCACGGCGCGTCGCCCAGCATATAGCCCAAGCCGCGCTTGGTTTTGATGGCCGATGCGCCGATTTTTTTGCGCAGGTTGTGGATGTGCACTTCCACCGCGTTGCTGTCCACTTCCTGATCCCAGCCGTAGAGTTTGTCTTCGATTTGGGCGCGGCTGACGATGTGCGCCGGCTTGGACACCAGCATTTCGAGCAGCCGCCATTCGCGGGCGGTCAAATCCAAAACCCTGCCGTCGAGCGCGGCGGTTTTGGCGGCGGTATCGAGCGTGAGCCGCCCGAATTGCAGGATGCTGTCGGCACGCCCGCGGCTACGCCGCACCAAGACGTTCAGCCGCGCGGCGAGTTCTTCCAGCGCAAAAGGTTTGCACAAATAATCGTCCGCGCCGCCGTTCAGGCCGGCCAGACGGTCGGGCAGCGCGTCGCGGGCGGTCAGAATCAGCACGGGTATGGCGATGCCGCCGGCGCGCCAGCGTTGCAGAATGTCCATGCCGTCGATATTGGGCAGGCCCAAATCCAAGACTGCGGCATCGTAAGGAGCGGCGGAAGCGGCGGCCAGCCCTTCGAGGCCGTCTGAAAACCAGTCGGCCGCCATGCCCAGCTTGTTCAAACCGGCGGCTATGCCGTCGCCGATATGCGGGTCGTCTTCGATCAAAAGTATGCGCACGCTTGCTCCGTTTGATTTAAATATATTTTAAAAACATTGTATTGCAAAATAGGCCGCAGAAATTTTCCTACTTTAAGATTCGCTTAATCTTGCTTTGGTTTAATGCGCTCCATCGCAAGGGACAAACTTCCCGAAGCCGAGAAATCCGTTAATTTCATCAAAGGAAACCATCATGAAAAAATTCATCTTCACCATCCTGACCGCCGCCGCCGCCGCCGCCGCCACTGCCGACGACCGCATCGAACAGCAGGTTTACAGCGATCCGGCCTTCGGACAAAAACGGGAAGCCGCCGTCAAAATACTGGAAAAACGCGGCTACCAGATACACCAAATCGAAGCCGACGACCATTGGGGCAAACCCGTTTTGGAAGTGGAAGCCTATAAAAACGGCCGCGAATACGAGATCCTGCTGTCTTATCCCGATTTGAAAATCATCAAAGAACGGCGCGACCGCTGATTTTATCCCTCCGCACACCCGTCCGACTTTATCTGCCGAAAGGAAGCATGATGAAAGCCCCAAACATTTTTAAGCGTAACCCAAAATTCATCGCCGCCGTCTTGGCCGCCGCCTGTGCGGGCTCGGCTTTCGCCGGCCCGTCCCAAACCTGCCCCGGCGCACCCGCCGCCCCCTGCGAGGCCTATAGCGCAGACGCTGCGCCTGCCGGCAAACAGGCCGCTTTCGCCCAGGCGAAAATCAGCGCGGCACAAGCGGTGGACTATGCCGCCGCCAAAACCAAAGGGCAGCCTGTGGAAGTGGATTTCCGCTACAAACACGGCCGCAGCTACTATAAGGTTGAGATTGCCGACGGCACGGCACAGCAGGAAGTGTTTGTCGATGCGGCCACAGGCAGCATCATCGACAGCCGCCCCGACTACGACAGCAAACCGCGCCGCCCCGTGCCGAATGTGGCCGTGTCGCTGAAACAGGCCATCGCCGCCGCCGAGGCGGAAACAGGCGGTAAAGCCAAAGATGCGGAACTGAAATACAAGCGCGGCCGGCCCGTGTACGAAGTGGAAACCGTAAACGGCGCACAGAAACACGAAGTGCGCGTCAATGCCGCCGACGGCAAAATCATTTCTTCCCATCTCGATCTCTAAACCGCCCCGCAGCTCCGAGGCCGTCCGGACACCGTTTCAGACGGCCTTTTGCGCGTCCCCGCCCTCCTCCGCCGCTTCCGCCAGCCGCTCCCGCAGCCAGCGGTGCGCCGGATCGGCATGGCTGCGTTCGTGCCACACCAAAAGCTCGTCGTATCCGTCCATCGCAAACGGCACTTCGCGCACTTCCAGTCCCTCTTCGCCCCGCACCAAACGCGAAGGCACCACGGCCAGCAAATCGCTTTGGCGCAGAATGGCGGGAATCTGCGCAAAACTCTGCACCGACACCGCCACATTGCGCCGCAGCCCCATCC
The sequence above is drawn from the Kingella potus genome and encodes:
- a CDS encoding PepSY domain-containing protein codes for the protein MMKAPNIFKRNPKFIAAVLAAACAGSAFAGPSQTCPGAPAAPCEAYSADAAPAGKQAAFAQAKISAAQAVDYAAAKTKGQPVEVDFRYKHGRSYYKVEIADGTAQQEVFVDAATGSIIDSRPDYDSKPRRPVPNVAVSLKQAIAAAEAETGGKAKDAELKYKRGRPVYEVETVNGAQKHEVRVNAADGKIISSHLDL
- a CDS encoding PepSY domain-containing protein, with amino-acid sequence MKKFIFTILTAAAAAAATADDRIEQQVYSDPAFGQKREAAVKILEKRGYQIHQIEADDHWGKPVLEVEAYKNGREYEILLSYPDLKIIKERRDR
- a CDS encoding response regulator — protein: MRILLIEDDPHIGDGIAAGLNKLGMAADWFSDGLEGLAAASAAPYDAAVLDLGLPNIDGMDILQRWRAGGIAIPVLILTARDALPDRLAGLNGGADDYLCKPFALEELAARLNVLVRRSRGRADSILQFGRLTLDTAAKTAALDGRVLDLTAREWRLLEMLVSKPAHIVSRAQIEDKLYGWDQEVDSNAVEVHIHNLRKKIGASAIKTKRGLGYMLGDAP